The following are encoded in a window of Candidatus Nitrosotalea sinensis genomic DNA:
- a CDS encoding hydroxymethylglutaryl-CoA reductase, degradative: protein MTDSSISKFHEKTRDEKIKTLESFSNLSKEEVEILKGNGGITFDQANTMVENAVGIVSFPLGIATNFKINGNDYLVPMVIEEPSVIAAASKAAKIARKHGGFTMEADESYSIGQIQIVDVDVKSVTRKILAKSDDIITLANSKSNTLSKMGKGAKQVLCKEISTRSGPMLVVEILIDVGDAMGANVTNTMCEAVAPMIEEITGGRAVLKILSNYSTRRLVRGRATFDKEELGGSNVVDNIILAYEFAANDPYRAVTHNKGIMNGIIAVANSTGQDTRAIEAAAHAYASKDGHYTSLTKWKKDRDGNLVGEIEMPMSVGIVGGIINIHPVMKTCLKILGVKSARELSCIIGAAGLAQNLSAMRALASEGIQKGHMKLHAKNIAASAGVPPEKIAQVIAQMTKEGNISVTRAREILENL, encoded by the coding sequence TTGACTGATTCTTCTATCTCAAAATTTCATGAAAAAACAAGAGATGAAAAAATAAAAACACTAGAATCATTTTCTAATCTTTCAAAAGAAGAAGTAGAAATCCTGAAAGGAAATGGAGGAATAACTTTTGATCAAGCAAATACGATGGTTGAAAACGCTGTAGGAATTGTCTCATTTCCACTTGGTATTGCAACCAATTTCAAAATAAATGGAAATGACTATCTTGTCCCAATGGTAATAGAGGAACCCTCTGTAATCGCTGCTGCATCCAAGGCTGCCAAGATTGCAAGAAAACATGGTGGGTTTACAATGGAAGCAGACGAATCATACAGTATTGGACAGATCCAAATAGTCGATGTTGATGTGAAATCTGTAACTCGAAAAATCTTGGCCAAGTCTGATGATATCATTACTCTTGCAAATTCAAAAAGTAATACATTATCAAAAATGGGAAAAGGGGCGAAACAAGTTCTGTGTAAAGAAATCTCGACAAGATCTGGTCCTATGCTTGTAGTTGAAATTCTAATAGATGTTGGTGATGCAATGGGTGCTAATGTTACAAATACCATGTGCGAAGCAGTTGCACCTATGATAGAAGAAATAACTGGAGGCAGGGCAGTACTAAAAATATTATCAAACTATTCTACTAGAAGACTAGTCAGAGGAAGAGCCACGTTTGATAAAGAAGAGTTGGGTGGCAGTAATGTTGTAGATAATATAATTTTGGCATATGAATTTGCAGCAAATGACCCATACCGAGCTGTTACTCATAACAAAGGAATAATGAATGGAATCATTGCAGTTGCAAATTCTACTGGACAGGATACACGAGCAATTGAGGCTGCAGCTCATGCATATGCCTCAAAGGATGGTCATTATACATCACTCACAAAGTGGAAAAAAGACCGAGATGGGAATCTAGTTGGAGAAATAGAAATGCCCATGTCTGTAGGAATTGTTGGTGGGATAATCAACATTCATCCTGTAATGAAAACCTGTTTGAAAATCCTAGGCGTAAAATCTGCTCGTGAATTGTCATGTATTATAGGTGCAGCAGGACTTGCACAAAATCTCAGTGCAATGAGAGCCCTGGCTTCCGAGGGAATACAGAAGGGCCACATGAAGCTTCATGCTAAAAACATCGCTGCCAGTGCAGGAGTCCCACCTGAAAAGATTGCTCAAGTAATAGCCCAAATGACAAAGGAAGGAAATATCTCTGTTACTAGAGCACGAGAGATTCTGGAAAATCTCTAG